In Solanum stenotomum isolate F172 chromosome 6, ASM1918654v1, whole genome shotgun sequence, one DNA window encodes the following:
- the LOC125869341 gene encoding protein NOI4-like: MAEKGHPLPKFGEWDVNDPASAEGYTVIFNKARNEKRSGGNTNSPPKGDPTYKHGATLGKPQSKKWFCCIQSTAAES, translated from the exons GAAAAAGGCCACCCACTTCCTAAGTTTGGTGAGTGGGATGTTAATGACCCAGCTTCTGCTGAGGGTTACACGGTCATATTTAACAAAGCTCGAAATGAGAAGAGAAGTGGTGGCAATACAAACTCTCCACCAAAGGGTGACCCTACATATAAGCATGGAGCAACTCTTGGAAAGCCTCAATCT AAAAAATGGTTCTGCTGTATACAGTCTACTGCTGCAGAATCGTGA